The following are encoded together in the Phragmites australis chromosome 19, lpPhrAust1.1, whole genome shotgun sequence genome:
- the LOC133900932 gene encoding ankyrin repeat-containing protein ITN1-like, whose translation MYHQHIQLALPCRGSSANAMSTQLNDTRSVDMCPKLYRAVCRGQTEEVLERLLPLHGAAAADKATGIIQHGRCDILEVTAAGNTVLHLAAEKGRDELIQELYIRFREKVKSLLSRQNSALDTPLHCAARAGSDKAVVVLVQMARDCGESILECKNEAGDTALHLAARHGHAKAVEALVSAATAVAAKLNNAGVSPLYLAVMSGSVKALKAITTCKEASSVGPGLQNALHAAVFQSKAQKMVELLLKWRKDLADEVDCHGSSPLHFASSDGDCKLVGAILRDAPPRTVYKKDLDGLSALHVAAQMGHHRVAKLLLESCPDAAELRDNNGRTFLHAAANEKRSSVVSLAIKKFKDSKLRGLLDAQDRKGDTPLHLAVAAGAPGIVESLLRKGKVRVDVLNNDGKTPLDLAAESTSYFTMVSLVVTLVAFKAQTRPQRQDHLKPWDISNIVKGIEKTSDSLAVVAVLIATAALAAGFNLPGGYGEKGQANLERKPAFKIFLFLDTLAVATSMVAVILLVYGKASCSAGSWKSFVASLHCMWVSLNSLMLAFNEALVTVMPTGYRFGLMAIQLCIEALIFWITVCVAPSARSSLTHLCRFLWHRSRSKGSHAIKRQYPLAGASILNLFLFMVTNVIVSIGFLVVTYSRSLENEPLVATSPAPSPVPL comes from the exons ATGTATCATCAGCACATCCAGCTTGCGCTTCCTTGCCGGGGCTCGTCTGCAAATGCGATGTCCACGCAGCTGAATGATACACGCTCTGTCGACATGTGCCCTAAACTCTATCGCGCTGTCTGCAGAGGGCAGACGGAGGAGGTCTTGGAGCGGCTTCTGCCACTACACGGTGCAGCAGCAGCTGATAAAGCCACGG GCATTATTCAGCATGGACGGTGCGACATACTCGAGGTGACCGCCGCGGGGAACACGGTTCTTCACTTGGCGGCGGAGAAAGGGCGCGATGAGCTGATCCAGGAGCTCTACATCAGGTTCAGGGAGAAGGTGAAGAGCCTCCTCTCTCGCCAGAACTCGGCGCTGGACACGCCCCTGCATTGCGCGGCTAGGGCGGGGAGTGATAAGGCCGTGGTGGTCCTCGTCCAGATGGCCCGGGACTGCGGAGAGAGCATCCTGGAATGCAAAAACGAGGCCGGGGACACGGCgctgcacctggcggcgagacACGGCCATGCCAAGGCGGTGGAAGCTCTGGTCtccgcggcgacggcggtggccgCCAAGCTGAACAACGCAGGTGTGTCGCCGCTGTACCTGGCGGTGATGAGCGGGTCGGTAAAGGCCCTCAAAGCGATTACCACGTGCAAGGAGGCCTCATCCGTCGGACCAGGTTTGCAGAATGCTCTGCACGCTGCCGTCTTCCAGAGCAAAG CGCAAAAAATGGTAGAGCTGCTACTGAAATGGAGGAAGGATTTGGCAGACGAAGTCGACTGCCACGGCAGCAGCCCGCTCCATTTCGCGTCATCCGACGGCGACTGCAAACTCGTAGGGGCGATCCTGCGCGACGCGCCGCCGAGAACTGTGTACAAGAAGGACTTGGACGGCCTCTCCGCTCTCCACGTCGCGGCTCAGATGGGCCACCACCGCGTCGCCAAGTTGCTGTTAGAGAGCTGCCCCGACGCCGCCGAGCTCCGGGACAACAACGGCAGGACCTTCCTTCACGCCGCGGCCAACGAGAAGCGCTCCTCAGTCGTGTCTCTTGCCATCAAGAAATTCAAGGACTCCAAGCTGCGTGGCCTCCTGGACGCGCAGGACAGGAAGGGGGACACGCCGCTCCACCTCGCGGTGGCCGCGGGCGCGCCCGGCATCGTGGAATCCCTGCTACGGAAGGGCAAGGTGCGGGTTGATGTTTTGAACAACGACGGGAAGACGCCCCTTGATCTCGCCGCGGAATCAACCAGTTACTTCACCATG GTAAGCCTGGTGGTGACGCTAGTCGCTTTCAAGGCTCAAACCCGGCCGCAAAGGCAGGACCATCTGAAGCCGTGGGATATCTCCAACATAGTGAAAGGGATAGAGAAGACGTCCGACAGCCTCGCGGTGGTGGCCGTGCTCATTGCCACCGCCGCATTGGCAGCCGGGTTCAACCTGCCCGGGGGGTACGGTGAGAAAGGCCAAGCGAACCTCGAGCGCAAACCcgccttcaaaatcttcctgtTCCTCGACACCCTTGCCGTGGCGACATCCATGGTCGCGGTGATCCTGCTTGTCTACGGGAAGGCGTCGTGCTCCGCCGGCTCGTGGAAGAGCTTCGTGGCGTCGCTTCACTGCATGTGGGTGTCGCTCAACAGCCTGATGCTGGCCTTCAATGAGGCTTTGGTTACCGTGATGCCAACAGGTTATCGTTTCGGGTTAATGGCTATACAATTGTGCATCGAGGCCTTGATCTTTTGGATCACGGTGTGTGTTGCGCCTTCAGCGAGGTCGTCACTCACACACCTTTGCAGGTTTCTGTGGCATCGCAGTCGCTCAAAAGGAAGCCATGCCATCAAGAGGCAGTATCCGCTCGCCGGCGCTTCCATACTCAACTTGTTTCTGTTTATGGTTACAAACGTTATAGTGTCTATCGGTTTTCTAGTTGTCACTTATTCACGTTCGCTTGAGAACGAGCCGTTGGTGGCCACCTCACCCGCCCCCTCACCTGTTCCTCTTTAA